Within Hoplias malabaricus isolate fHopMal1 chromosome 16, fHopMal1.hap1, whole genome shotgun sequence, the genomic segment tgtGCTCCGGATCTCACACAGTCCATCAACTCACTCCAAACGGTGTCCAATCCCCAGAGGatggtctctgttttgttttctctctctctccctgtcactctctttctctctctctctctctctctctctctcagattagGGCTGAGCTGAAGGTCTTGGGTGAGAATAACTGGGGATTAGTGACGAGCCCAGAACCCCTAATACACTTAGTCACAGCCTTTATTCACTCTCTGAAGGACTGACCACagtaagtgtaagtgtgtgagtggatgggtgagtgactgggtgactgtgtgagtgactgtgtgagtgactgggtgagtgtgcaagtggatgggtgagtgtgtgaatgactgggtgagtgtgtgagtggatgggtgagtgtgtgaatgactgggtgagtgtgtgagtggatgtgtgagtgactgggtgagtgtgtgagtggatgggtgactgggtgagtgtgtgaatgactgggtgagtgtgtgaatgactgggtgagtgtgggagtgaatggcTGAATGTGcagtgccctgtccagggtgtgttcctgtcttgcatcTAGTGATTCTGGATGGGCTCTGGACACTGTTCAGGATGAAGgccttacagaagatgaatggatgtatggataaatgaatgaaggttTTGACAAGGTTTGGTGTTGTGCTAAGTCACTGCGTGTGCTGGTGTTGGACCCCGTCTGAGCCCCCCATGAGGACAGAGCTGAGACCTCGCCCCCTGAAGGCTGTCCAGACCCTGGGTGGATTTTGGTGGGATGCTGTGTTTATGTAAATCACCCAGACGCAGACGCAGGGCCCCGTGGCAGACAGCTATTACAGATGTAGCAACAAGACGCTTTAATACCACCACCAGACAGACctgaaagaggagagaagaaaagaggaacCAGGGATTTCCCCTGAAACACGAGAAAGTGAGCtcccagagagagggagagattagAGTAATCAGCCGTGAGGGCCTTCACTCtccttcaatctctctctctctctctctttctctctctctttctctctctctctctcactctctcactctctctctctctctctctctctctctctctctctctctcttgttaaTCCTCATTCATCTCTGAGGGCCGGGCGAGACAGAAGCTGTTCAGGTTCCTCATGAATGGAGTGAGGGggtgaattgtgtgtgtgtgtttctgagagagCTCTGGGGTcttggggagggggagggggtgggggagtaGTGTCCAGACTCTGGGGATCATTGTATGAATAAAACTAAGTGAAAGTATTTAAAACATGAGGTCGACGGAGGTCTGGACGCTGGACGATGACCCGTCGTCTGACCTTTGACCAAACTGTAATTAAAGGGGAAGTGTTAAAGCACACAGAGGATCTCCCTGAGCAGGGGACAGTGGTGTTGAATGAAACCAGACGTCCTGCTCTGAGAGCTCCTCACAGTGACGTGCACCCACCCACCACTGCttgtgctctggagcagctgcacatgatcctcACCATGCCTAGCACCAAGCCTTCACCGCAGCATCCGAACCTTCCCAAACACAGTGTGTGGAGAATCACCTGTTATCTGTGGCGTATTTTTAAGCGCATGTCCTTTTAAAGGaggctccctgtgtctggggaCGTCCAGCGGCTAAAAAGAACTCCACCAGCCGCCGCTATCAGAGCGCTATCTAGAGCTGGAGAGCGCCGTCTCTCTCCGGAGGGTTTTAAAAAGACAAGAGGACAGAAGGAGCCCCACGTGACCCGCTGTGAAGTGGCCAGAGATGGGGCTCTTATCTCGAGACCAAGAAATgatggacactgttccggacaCGGCTCTCGCTCTGCCGCTTTACTGGAGCTGTTTTCAGAGCCATGAGCAGAGGTGAGTCTCAGCTGCTTCCCTTCACTCACAGAGTCGAGACCAGGGCAGAGGAGCGGTGTTACAGGGTTCCTGTGAGAAGCTGATTATTCTGGTTGGTTTTTCAGATTTATTTCAGAGGAAACGGATCCAGAAAGAAGAGGACCTGCTCCGAACACACTCCCGGTCCAGCGCTGATAGATGCTGGATGTTCTAAAACGCTCCACAGAGGTTCTGTAAGTTTTAATCAGTCATTTTTGTGCTTGATTTTTGACTCTCCATATAATCCTTTGGAGAAAAAGATTGAGACAAAAGGAGACATTAGAGAAGTGAAaaagtaatgaaagattacagagatccccctctccttctggagaagagaatgtaatgaacctttaaggaacacaactggactctaacaccactgctgtacctttaaagatacactacactgtttgtagctttagtgacggtaatgtatctgtaatgttcttttgttctgagagtgtaccTTGTGAAATTATTACAgctttgttctttttattttgtcactACTGTTACTACAGAATAGTGCTCAGTATGTTTTACTGCCGCTGTCTCACGCTGCCACCTCTGCTTTGTCTTGAGTATGGATTCAGGCTGGTTTTTCTGCCCCTGGCCATGACGGAGTGGACGCTGCTGAAGCGTTTGCTGGACGCCGTGCACCAGCACTCGACTCTGATTGGACGCTTGTGGCTGACAGTGATGGTGATCTTCCGGCTGCTGGTGGTGGCGGTGGCGGCCGAGGACGTGTATGCGGACGAGCAGCAGATGTTTGTGTGCGACACCCTGCAGCCCGGCTGCCCCAACGTCTGCTACGACGCCTTCGCCCCCATCTCCCAGCCGCGCTTCTGGGTCTTCCACATCATCGCCGTGTCCACACCCTCGCTCGGGTTCATCATCTACACCTGGCACAACCTCTCCAAGAGGACACACCCCGCCGTCCCGTGAGTGGTCCACACAGCCCTTTAACATATTTATCTCGGTATATCTCATTATTCAGGCTGTTTGTCTCAATGTATCTCATTATTTAGGCTGTTTGTCTCAATATATCTCATTATTCAGGCTGTTTATCTCAATGTATCTCATTATTTAGGCTGTTTGTCTCAGTATATCTCATTATTCAGGCGTTTATCTCAGTATATCTCATTATTCAGGCTGTTTATCTCAATGTATCCCATTATTCAGGCTGTTTATCTCAATGTATCTCATTATTCAGGCTGTTTATCTCAATGTATCTCATTATTCAGGCTGTTTATCTCAATGTATCTCATTATTCAGGCTGTTTATCTCAATGTATCTCATTATTCAGGCTGTTTATCTCAATGTATCTCATTATTCAGGCTGTTTATCTCAATGTATCTCATTATTCAGGCTGTTTATCTTAATGTATCTCATTATTTAGGCTGTTTATCTCAAAGTATCTCATTATTCAGGCATATATCTCAGTATATCTTATTATTCAGGCGTTTATCTCAATGTATCTCATTATTCAGGCTATTTATCTCAATATTTAAGCTGTTTGTCTCAATGTATCTCATTATTCAGGCTGTTTATCTTAATGTATCTCATTATTTAGGCTGTTTATCTCagtatatttcattatttaggGTGTTTATATCAATGCATCTCATTATTCAGGCAGTTTATCTCAATGTAACTCATTATTTAGGCTGTTTATCTTAATGCATCTCATTATTTAGGCTCTTTATCTCAATGTATCTCATTATTCAGGCGATTTATTTTGATATATCCCTTATTCAAGATTattatctcaatatattttattatttaaagtatttatcCCAGTGTATCTCATTATTCGAGGTATATATCTCAGTACATCTCATTATTCAGGAAATTTAACTCTATATGTTTTCAGGTCCAACAAGAGCCTGGGTCAGAGCCTGGTGAATGTGCTGGAAGGTATCAGCGTCCAGAAGAGTGTCCAGAAAAATGTCCAGAAGAATGCCTGTGTGCCTCTCACCTGTTCCCAGGCCCGAAATCTTTGTAGTTTGAGCTGTGATTCAGACAGCTGCTCCATTACCTCCCATAGACACCTGGGCCACAGTCTGGTCAACGTCCTGGAGGGTCTCGGAGTCCGCAGCGGTCAGAAGAGCAGCCCCCAGAATGCCTGTGTGTCCTTGACTTGCTCTGTGGATCAAGGATCTCCTGAGGGAGGTTCTTCAGGAGTTCTCTCCAAAGTGTATGTGTTCCACGTGTGTTTCCGGGCCCTGCTGGAGGTGGGCTTCCTCCTCACCCAGTGGTTTCTGTTCGGTTTCCGTGTTCCGGCTCACTTCGTGTGCACCGTTCCTCCGTGTTCCCAGAGGGTGGACTGCTACGTCTCCCGGCCGACGGAGAAGAGCATCTTCCTCATTTTCATGTTCTCCGTAGGGGCCTTCTGCATCTTCCTCAACGTCCTGGAGCTCAACCACCTCGGCTGGAAGAAGATCAAGAAGTCCATGAGCCGGAAACACGACCAAGGAGCCAGAAACAATTATGATCCACAGTCCATGACCTCGCTGACATTTAGAGAAGTGACCAGCACCACCTCCCTGCCCACTCTGGACCTGGTTCTGGACCATCGGCCCGACTGGACCTGCGCTGGAAACTGTTCTCAGAtcaaagaggagagagaggacttggtgcagaacaaaagagagaaaacacaagCTCCTAAAGGAAAACCCAGCAAATCTAGAGGTGCTGAGGTGTGGATATAATGGCGCTTCTCCACTGCATGGACCCTACTCTAATCGGCTCAGCTCTTTGGCTTTTCCATTAAGCGAATCTGGTATCTGGACCCTGGAAGTGAGTTCTCTTTTACTCCTTGTTCTTTTTTGAGCTTTATAGTGGAAAGCCAACCAGGGACCAAGCCAGTAAAGTCAAGAGTAGATCAGGTACAATGCAGTGGAAATCGCCATAAAAGAATAGAGCTAGGAATCCCGGACGGTGTGGAGGTCCAAGTCCAGGCATGGATTTTGAACCTTCAGGTCTGTGTTATTATAAACCTAACTCCAGTTACCCAAGGGACTCTgaaactcagactggactctTCTGGTGAGGGGAAGCTCCAACCAGaaggaacagggaggccttgcccttaaggaAGGGCATGCCTCAAACCCTGTGTTCCCCAAACACGCAATCTCAATGCTGCAATGCAGACGGAACAAACCCAGATCATATGCCACCCCTGGTAAAATTACGATGGTCTCTAAAGATGCTGCATGTTCAGGTTCCGCAAATTGGGAGCTATTCCCTCCCTTCAGGGCAAGGCCTCCCGGTTCCTCCAGGTTGGGGTTTCcctctgagtgtgtgggttggaaTCTTTGTGAACAGAAGCTGTGACACCTTCCt encodes:
- the gjd6 gene encoding gap junction protein delta 6 — translated: MTEWTLLKRLLDAVHQHSTLIGRLWLTVMVIFRLLVVAVAAEDVYADEQQMFVCDTLQPGCPNVCYDAFAPISQPRFWVFHIIAVSTPSLGFIIYTWHNLSKRTHPAVPLSCDSDSCSITSHRHLGHSLVNVLEGLGVRSGQKSSPQNACSSGVLSKVYVFHVCFRALLEVGFLLTQWFLFGFRVPAHFVCTVPPCSQRVDCYVSRPTEKSIFLIFMFSVGAFCIFLNVLELNHLGWKKIKKSMSRKHDQGARNNYDPQSMTSLTFREVTSTTSLPTLDLVLDHRPDWTCAGNCSQIKEEREDLVQNKREKTQAPKGKPSKSRGAEVWI